The nucleotide window ATATTTGAGCTATGTTGCTAGACGATAACATGCCTGTCTGccataataaaaacaacagatcCTTGTGTGTAGCACCACTTCATTTGAGACATTAAAGAGTGAAAATGGTGTAAATTGGGACTGACACTGaacattattttgaattattttatgacaCTAAATTTATAAACTTTTACTCAAAATTATGTAATAATTTCATAGATCACCAAGTGTGAAGTTACCCAACTTTACCCCATTACTCATAGGtttgactttaagatgtgtacaatccaactcccagaatcccccagccacagAACATAAAGTTGTTGAGCTTGACAAACACAgtatgagagacagagagagagagagagattttaaataCCACTAGGTGTCTCTTTTGAGCTGAAAAATATAGATGCTCTCCTGTATGTTCATTCAGAATTGCTGATGGGAACATTCTAATAATTAGTGCCTTCTTTGTATGAAATgtctagaaaataaatataatgctttCATAATAGTTATTAAATCATTTGTACATCGTCATCGGTTCACTCAGTTGTAGCACAAGCCCTTGTAAATTTATGGAGATTTGGATCTTTTTGCCATTTGTATCTTTCTTCTGCTGTGTCTCTATGGTGTTGTCTTAATTTCATCCTCAAACCAAAAATGAGACAAGCTTACTTTGAACCTAGATTGACATTTATAATAACAGttataataaatacatgaaatgtagaattaaaaacaaaaatagtaaaACCAGTTGTGCAAATTAACAAGTAACAATTAGTGCAACTgataaaatcaaaggaaaataattaaattctcAATGCCCTGCTAAAAATATTTGcagtgggatgggaggggggtacCTAATCTCTACTGAAATTTTATTCTACAAGGTAAATGCTCCTAGAGAAAGTACAACCCACTGTAGCACAGCTGAATGAATATCAGCAAGCTCTATAGATCCAGAGGACCTCTTttttgttggaggtatcagcagatcagcatgcctcattagcatgtggatgagttcattttaggatgcaaattctccatgttcttcaaaaggaagctgtttgtcgccctcccacattcctcacttcctcttcctccttcttctccatctgggaaggaaggaaccatgGGCTGTGTgttccttccatcttgggccacatGCTTGGCCCTAGAATCATGAGCTTGCCCCTTTCTGCATTCAggtcttagcagcaatgagggctaagagtccccggatgggaggagatgggcagggacaaatcgaataaataaataaataattcagtttaggtaagaaagaagaacaaagatcatttttctgaatggatgtaactggaccaaataaatcaataagcttttttttttgcttacttttgaacctttGAACCTTAGACacactttgtctaagtgtgtaattctttatgcttgggtgggctatgtgtgtaagatcaataacctatatttctctaacgtgctcattaatgctatttaagataatattctttttctgtgcccatCTTttactgtgttaagctctgctccattcagtggtctagctgtccactaatggcttcattctTCTGTATGTAAATAGTGAGTAGGGCAAGGGAAGTATAATCCTATGATAGCCTTTGTGGAAAAGTTACTgtttatatttcatttcaaaagAAACCGAGGTCTTCGTAATCATATTGCAGGCAAGGGCTTGGAACTAGGAACTATTTTGATATTTTCTATTATGCTAATGGATCTGTGTGCCGAGAAATGTCATTCTAGACAGTGAATGCTGCTTTGGAAGTGCCAAACTGCCATTGCCTTGTGTCTGAAGGAGTGAGTGGTCTGTTCTCCCACTGCAGAGGATTCTGGCCTTGTCCCAATTCCTGGACCTCATTGTAGCAATAGGCTGtcatgattaggaaaaaaaaccaaatgcTGATATGGCAGCATTAGGAGGTTTGAaggccagagccagagccagagccagagccagagccagaactaGAACCAGCGCTAGAGCTAGAGCTAGAACTGAAATTGGAACTAGAACCAAAGCTAGAACTAGCTTTCAATGttaccatttctttcttcttgtggAGGGCTGTCATGCTCATGCCATGTACAAGTGATCATATATGCAGCTGACTGGCCCAACCTGGTGCTTCCATTCAAAGTGCTGGGGATTTTAAAACCAAGGCACAGCCCTAGATCAATGGACTGTACAGGGGTGTAtgcagcagtgtgtgtgtgtgtgtgtgtgtgtgtgtgacaaaaaTCATGCCCTTCTCCCTTGCTTCTACAAGCTGTTGATTAAGTTGATTTTATGTTGCACTGAATGTAAAAAAAGGTTGccccagccaccatcttgacttttgagcCCTCACTGTGGACACCCACTGGTCTGAATAGAGGCAACACAGGCCCAGTACATACTGTTTATTTCTTAGATTAACTTGCCAAATGTATACTTCATCTTCTTTcgaggagctcaaggtggcatactcAGGACTCCCTTCTTCAATTTATCCTCATAGCAACTCAGTGAGGTAAATTAAACCATTCAGTATTTTCTTAGTCCAAAATAACCCAATGATTTTCTGTGGCTCAGAGTCCTGTTGAGGAGAATCCCATAAAGCTGAACTTAGATTCATCTTGATTGTACAATGCAACTAATATTGCATTTGtataatatttctaattttaagaaattcaaaattcaGAGAAGTTGTTAATGTGTATTTTCTAGCCTATATTAGAATAGATCATTATCTATTCTAAGGCTGCTATGAAATATTAAGAGGTATTATAGACACTTCATGTTTTCCTGGTCTGCACAGCTTGTTAGCCTTTGACATTATGTCCTATTGCTTCTATGTTTTGTCTGGAGCAATATGAAATCAGTGAAAGTGCATGGAGACATAAATTCAGTCATGCAGAGAATATACTTGCTCTGACTCTGCTACATAATGTCACAAATAATGTTAAAATTGCCCATCTTTGGGAAGACATGAAAAAGAGAGCTTGGAGATGTAAAAAtcccatattttaaaaagctgtcatTGTTCTTGGGTCAAAGAgcaatacagtaataaaaaaataaggtGAAATAAAGTAATAATGTGATGAAGAGAAAAAGTACCTCATGTGCAAGGTTTTATAAATgctatggtttttttttaattcaaaagcgGCTGGAATAAGATATCAACAAAATAGCCTTTTACTCCATGCTGTTGTTAAAGTGATGCAGACCAACAGTCAAGAGCTGTGTTTTATTGTTCTGGTCTTTCATAAAAGCTTTGGTTTTAGACTCATTACAGTTAATCTCAGACATGCATATAAAAAACAAAGAGGGAGACATGAACTATGTTCCCTGtaaggtgtgtgcatgtgtgcacacacactacTCATTAAACCTGCACATACGGTAAAAAGTTGAGCGCACACAAACTGATTACCaggagaagagggagagggagaggaaataatAATTTAGGTGCCATAAAACTCCAGGCTCACAAGTTGCAACTCATGAGGAATCCTGCACAAGGCAAGCTTACCACCTTTGCTTAATCACAGCAGGGAGGGTTGTTCAGCACTGCTGTGATGCAGACTAAATGGGGGCTTCTGGGGGAAGCTGCCCTCTGCTTGGGACAGCAGAGAGGCAGTCCTTTCCCTGCCTTGCAGATGCAGCCAACTTGCACTGGATCAGGCCCAGCTAGAAAGATGCCAATGTGGCCCCAGAGCCTCATGCACATGCAGGGGCACCaccctccttcctccagaaaaGGTTTAATTAAAACCTGTTGAGTTTCAGGCCACACAAGGTCCGTGATCATTGCTAACTTTATAaagactttaatttttaaatgagtAATAATTACAGTTTAAATAAGCGCAGAATAtatccagagaagaaggaaagaaggggcgGGGGAAAGCGAAGGGGCTACATAAATGCTTTTtgtagacttttctttctttttttctgaatttttatttcatCACAATATCAAATCCCCCccctaaaaaaggaaaaaaggaaagaaacaagcgtaaaatgcttacaaaatattGATTGCAATTATCGGTTAACAGTGACTAGTGAGTTTGtattataatctttaaaaaaaaatattgttattgaGGTTTTTAATAAACagagtaaaaactaatataaactaaaccaggagaaaaaagaaaaaagaaaagaaaaaagtagaaaagaaaaaggtaacaaagacaataataaagaaatagcttccaaccttcatcacaccaagcataagctaatatagtaacttttcaccctcttttaaagttacaaataaaaaaatactccCCATTGCCTAAATTTTATCTATacgcaatccagaaatcatcatcctttcagtcctggttcagcaaaaagtccattaggagttaccagaaatatcaaaaacATAGTTTATCTACGAGTTTATATTATAATCTGTAAACATGTAAATAtacagctagtttggtgtagtggttaaggcagggtttctcagccagggttccatggaatgcatatagacaggcctacacatgaaacgaatataacacttctgtgtaatgattgccctagccccaaatactcagactcacaagaggctgctaaatgaaatctgatttattagagtactaaagacaaatacagagaaagctgagaatgagcaaaagcgcgccaaatacaaacttaaacccttggtgcaaacgtatcccgcctccctcgtaacagccccgcccggcacaggtgccagcaatcgtcagagttgctagcctgggaaagtaaccttgagcgcagtagataatacaaatacattccaaagcaaagccaaaagataaccgttcccatcctccccagaaagatgaaacacgcatccaattaatgacatgcgaaacgttacgatgcatcaaagacattgaaacggcgaacatgacattctgtaacttctggcctatgtttgagcctgaatgtgcaggggttccctgaggcctgaaaatatttcaagggttcctccagggtcagcaGGTTGAGAAAGGCATCAGGTGAGaatccaggagaccatgagttctagtcctgccttaggcacaaagccagctgggtgaccttgagccagtccctctttctcagcctgaGTAAAAAGGAAGtggaagccacttctgaaaaatgcaggGGCAGTCCCCTGGAGTCAAAATAATTTGAAGGCACAACTTTTAAGTGTGCACAGGTGACATTATTTTATACTTTCTAATTTCTATACTTTAACTAAGAAATATGTAAACATTTTGAAGTCACTATTTACATGCATTTGCAATTTACTCATATACTTGTATTGCAGCTCACACATTTGTACctggtttgggaaaagctgcacaaaaCATGTTTTTCCCCGCACATGGCATGTCAGATATTAGAAGGAACATTGGACATGAGCCTGGAATCTGCAATATGTTCTCAACCATCCACCTATTGCTATGTTTCTGAACAATGTTATTCAAAGTATACCCCTTAACTTTAGCATTTCATGCCCAAATATATGCTGCACTCAAAAATaggcaataaaatataattaattatgttCAGTTGGTGTGTAAACCACAGCAAGGGAAAAGGGCTGAAACCAGAATTTCATGGTTTAACCATAAATGTAGACATGAAAGAAAGGAACTAACTAGATTAGTTAGGCAAATTAAGAAGGATAAATCATTTGACAAAGTAGAGGCAGTGAGGGATAAATGCCAAAAATATCAAGCACTGATAAGGAGGAGTAAACAGGATTACTATAAAAACCAGTGGCAAGAATTACTATGTTACCTAATAgcagtttaaatatttattttctctaaacttataactattttttaaagGCTAGAACAGGTACTGGGATAGAATGGTGTTAACATTAAGACCGAATCAGTGCTGAGAAGtaaagttgagtgtggcagtgaaagagttaagggcaagATAGCTAGGGGAAAGTCCCCTTCCCTTGGTGGCTAAGTGGTTAATGCAGGGCCATTGTGACTACTaaaggaacagaaatggaaaatggtGAAAACCTCAGCGCAGATTGGTGGATGGGTAAGACCCAAGTTCCTTCACTTCAAGCAACAGAAATAAACCtctgtgctggaaaaaaaaaagacattaattTAAGTCACTGAATTCTGACTTTAGTTTGCAAAGTGATGATCAAAAGTGAccagggagaggaagaagagcaagAGGGAATTtgcaaggttggagttaaaaatTGTTATTGTTAGGTACCATTATTTCCTAGGAAGGGGAAACACCAGCAGACATACTCAGCGGTTCACACCAGGTGGGACTCTAGGCTGATGCTTAGTCATCCTGGAACtcctcatggccttctggaactCCTGCCATTCATTTTCAAGGAGCAATACCGAACCTAAGCGCTCTCAAGCTGGTACCAACCAATAAATACAAAGGGAAAGTTTTGCTTCTTTGAAGAACTGGCTGGTTTTATTagctatttgtaaaaataataaaggtgggataaaagtagtactagtagtagtagtagtagtagtagtaataataataataataatgtggccATCAAAACACAGTGACcaaaagtttgtgtgtgtgcgtttgtgtgtgtggggggaacaCTTTGAAATGCAAGGAGATGTGCATTCCACCCTAGATCCTACACTAGAGATGCTAAGTGGCATTAGAAAGTAAATGTTTGAATGAAAAGAAACTTCTTACCCTCCCAATAGCCACCTTTATATTTAAAACTCTTTTCATGGCAGCAATGACCTTTACTTTTCATCAGAACTAATTCAATCTAGGCACTAACAAATTTGAAGAAAGAACATTTGGGATTCCATTCCCTGCACAGCCATTAAACGTCTGGGGTGACCGCACCAGTCTCTCTCTGTTCAATAGGGCTGTAGTGTGTTTGTGGCAAAACAACCCACTGTAATCAGGAGGTCTTCTAGAAGAAAACAGggccaaataaatgtttttttctaatcatttgAACAGAACGAACAGTAACAATTCTTCCAGAGAGCAGCGGATCACATTTATTAAACTATCTGATATGTTGCCTGAACATAGCTTTCTGTTTGATTTCAAGGGTTTTCactgcctttgtgtgtgtgtgtgtgtgtgtgtgtgtgtgtgcatgcatgagaCTGAGGAGGGGCATAGGCTGTGGTTAGCCCCTCCTGGACTGTTGATAACACACGCATGCTTTGTATGCCTCTCTAACAGGCTGATCCTACATGTAGACCGGCATTTTTCCTGTAGAGTTCTCTTCCACTCACAATCAAAGGTAAGTGCAGCCAGAAAGAAGGGTAGGAAGTAGGTAATATTGAATATTAGGATGGGCTTCATTTTGTCTGGGGATTTGGGCCATGCTGTGTTTTTGATACTGCTGGTTCTTCAACAAGAAAGCAACTTTCTTCCCCCCATCGTATTGCCAGTAACCTCATGCTCATATCTGCACCAGCTTGCTGGTATTTTAAGAAAGGCACCAGATTTAAGAGATGTGTTTGCACTTGGGGaatgcaggaaagaaaaggcTGGGGTACGGGAAAGAGATGTTTAATGTGCAGGATCTTTGTTAAAGggaaggggtggggaaaggagaaTCGTGAcaagaagacaagagaaaaagaacattacacaactttttctctctttactggaatttcagaatttcagaaagacatctgctataaaaaaaagtatttagagCATTTACATTACATGCAAACAAGGAGAAATTTCATGCTGTAGAAAGCAGCATTCCTATAGATGCAGACACTgggtatcttttctttttaagaaggaCAAGAATGTTTGTGAAATATACAGAGACTTACAGCTGTGGATCGAGTTAAATGCCACAAATATAAATCAGACCATCCAGTGGGTATCCTAGGATGTTATGAATCTAAAGCAATCAGTCAGCATAGTTGCTGGCTGATCGCATGACAATAGAAAGTACCTGCTTTTGTAAGAGCACCTGGTGACCTCTGGATAGattggactacatctcccatatTAATGATGGGTGTTGCAGTTTAGCAGTTTTAGGGAAAGTAGAATTGTTCTCTGCTGAAAGGTTGGGGAGGAAGCAAGTACTTGGTCAAGCAGAAGACATTGTCTGCAATTAGCTGTTGCTGCTCATCCTTATCAGTGGTGTCTGCTCCGCATGGCTCATTGTATTTCTGTCTCCATAGGACCTGTACAATCCCCTGGCCAAGCTTTTCCCACTAATGCTCTTGAATGAAGGGTGCCAGCACCTCCCTTGACTTCAGGAAATGAGGCTCCCCCAAACATTCCCACTTACCCTTCTCTTCCTCAGTTGCCTAGAATGCAACCCTTCTAGAAAGAGTAAGGATAACAGTGAAAAGGGAAAACCGTCTTTCCCTTGGGCTCAGTCTGGACAGTTTTCCACCCATGACAAGCATCTGTGCAGTTGGCAACTCATCTCTGGAGAAGGAGATACTGAGCTCCAGATCAGCTGTCATCCAGCAGAAGGAGAGGCACAGCGGTGTGTCTACCGGGGCCAGCCAGAGTTATGTGCTGCCTACGGTGCCAAAGGCCGTCAGTTCTGGAAGCAGATCCTGGGCAAGCTGCGCCGGAAGCGCCATCCCTGCCAGGACACCAGTCCTCTCAAATCCCGGCTTTGTAGTGGCAAGAAGGAGGCATCTGAAGCCCAGCTATACCTGGTACATACCACACCAAGCACAGACATCCTGGTGACTACTGCAAATGTCACTCAAGGAAGATCCAAGGGGAAAGGCCATGCCAAAAACCTACCAGCATCACAGAGGTCACCACAGGTACCCCGAGATATGATCATCACTAACCCTGCAAAGAGTGGTGCCTTGAGGAAGCAGAAGAAAGgggggaagaggaaaggaagcCGTAACTCTACAGCAGCCCCAACCCGTCCACCCCACAGGCAGCCTACAGCAGTTGTAGAAGGCACCGTACAGCCCACAGACCTCAATGCAGATGTGGTAAACACCTATTGTGAAGAGAAATG belongs to Candoia aspera isolate rCanAsp1 chromosome 6, rCanAsp1.hap2, whole genome shotgun sequence and includes:
- the FGFBP3 gene encoding fibroblast growth factor-binding protein 3, whose amino-acid sequence is MRLPQTFPLTLLFLSCLECNPSRKSKDNSEKGKPSFPWAQSGQFSTHDKHLCSWQLISGEGDTELQISCHPAEGEAQRCVYRGQPELCAAYGAKGRQFWKQILGKLRRKRHPCQDTSPLKSRLCSGKKEASEAQLYLVHTTPSTDILVTTANVTQGRSKGKGHAKNLPASQRSPQVPRDMIITNPAKSGALRKQKKGGKRKGSRNSTAAPTRPPHRQPTAVVEGTVQPTDLNADVVNTYCEEKWHSLCNFFVNFWNG